Within Runella rosea, the genomic segment AACGTCGGCAAGGTTTTGAACCTTGCCGACGTTGATAAATGTTTATAAACTCTCTTTAATCGCCTTTAACTCCTCGGCTTCGGGGCGTTTTTTATAGAAGGGATCTAAGGGGTAACAGCCAGAAATGATGCCGTTGCGCGGGGCAGTGGTACAATCTGAGAACGTACGACAAATGAGGTTCCGCGTCATGGGCCGGCCATTGGCCATGTCGTCGGGCATGGTAGGATACGACAATACCATTCGCCCGAAACCTACGCTGTCGGCCATGCCGTTGCGCAGTACGTGTTGGGCCACGTTGGGTAGCCATTCTTGCAAATACGAATAGCCCGAACCAATAATAACTAACTCAGGAAAAGCCTTTTTCAGCTCGGCGGTTACGTCAATTTGCCGTTTTACGCCCGCAAACGGCTCTTCAGGTGGCTGGTAGCCATCAGAAGGCGGAAAGAGCGCGGGGCGCATCAAATGCGGATTATAGTAAGGGCTCCCACCCGTGATACAAATCATCTGAATACCAAGACTTTGAGCCAACTCCAAAAAGGCTTTGGGCTCTTCTAAATCAATGCCTAACCCATCTTCCCGTCCGCCAAAAGCATAGGGATAGGTTTCGGCTTTTTCGGGCTCACCCTGTTCGTTGGGACCTTTTTTGAACGGCAAAAAGTCAAACGCACTCACGCGAATGCCCATTTCCAAGCCAGGAGCAGCCTGTTGAATACCCGCTACGATGTTTCGCAGGTAGCGCGTACGGTTTTCGAAACTGCCGCCGTATTTACCAGGTCGGTCTACCGCACTCAAAAATTCATGGCCCAAATACCCGTGGCAATGCTTGATGTCTACAAAATCAAAGCCCGCTTTTTGCGCCAAAACCGCCGCTTTGACGTATTTTTCGATGATCTCGTCAATTTCTTCGTCGGTCAGTACGGGATAGTCGGCATCCATGCCAAACTTTTGGTTGAGGAACGGGTGCGAATAAAGAATCTTCGATTCAAATTTCTTATGACTATTGGGCTTGCAAAACCGCCCCGAATGCGTCAATTGCAGGCCAATAACGAGGTCGTCAGCAGTGCCGAATTTCTCCGTATGTTTATCTAAAATCAATTGACGCAGGTTGACATATTCCTCAAAATTGTCTTCACTCATCACCAACTGATTGGGGTTGGCTTTGCCTTCGTGACACACCGCCACGGCTTCGCAGCCAAACAGCAGTTTTGCCCCGCTGACGGCAAATTTTACCCAACGATTTTTGGTAAATTCCGTGGGTTTTCCGTCCAATGTTCCGTCCCAACCTTCCATCGGTAAAATACAAAGACTGTTTCCGATGGTTTTGCCTGATTTTAACGGAATAGTGGTATTGAAGGGGCTCTCTGCTGGCGGCAAAAGTGTTTCGTCAAAAGACAAATCAACTTCTGCCGTTTCCAAGTACTTTTTTAAGTCAGACGCCGTTTTGAGTTGCGCTACTCGGGTATATTTTGGTTTGAATTTGGTAGACATGGAGGTTTCTTTAACCGTTAATTGTTATGTGTTATTCGGTTTTGAAAAACGTAGGTTTCTTTTTTTTTACAAGTCAGACTTACGGTCAGACTCAACCTACCCACTCATATTTATTTTACACAATTTAAAAATGCGTAATAAGGCTCTTTGTTAATGATTCGCTGCACATAAAGCGCGGCTTCACGAATGTGGTAATCGCCCCACATGCTTGACTCACCATACGCAATTTTGCTACCTTCTGGCACGTAATCCCAGCCGTTGGGTTGATGATAAATGGAGTGCAATAACAGGCCCTGATGGTTGGGGTCCGTACTTAAGTAAGGCTCTTCGAGCAATGAGTTCAAAACCGTCAAACCTGCCTGCCAATACCTCTTCCCTGATTCTTCATCCCCTTTGGAAGTCAAATAGTAGCCCAAACGTAACAATCCCTGCGCACCGATGGCGGCGGCAGAGCTATCGACAGGCTCATGGTCATTGAACGGATCAGCAGGTCGATTTAAATAATCGCCTAATTTATAAAGGTTGGGTGCGCCCGTATCCCAATACGGAATACCGTCAATAGGAGTATGTTCGATGTAAAAATCGCAGGTAGCGCGGGCGGCTTTGAGCATCATCGCCTCAACGGCTTCGCGCCCGCCAAAAGGAACCAATTGTGCATCAGAAATACTTTCCAAGGCTTCGAGTTGTTCTGGGAAACCGCACATGGCCCACGCCAAACCGCGCGTCCAAGTACTAAAACCAGTGTATCCCTGCTGCGAATTCGGACAACGGAAATTGCCATCTTTGACATTGAACACGCTCTCGTGGGCGGTACGGCCCCACAAATCGTACGAGTCGCGGCCTTCGCCATAAAATACCGAAAAGTCGGCGGTGGCTTTGATGTGTAGCAAAGCCCGTTCGAGCAGATTGATTTTCACATCTCCTTCTCCCTGAAAAACATGTCCTAATTGGTGACTCACCACCAATGCTCGGCACGAACGAATGGTATCGACAAACAACGAATGAGCGCCGTTGAAAGAATGGATAAAGCCCCCCAGTCCGCCGTCGCGGTTTTTGATAGAAGTCCAACGGCTTGCCTGCACGGCTCCCGAGATTTTGAGGGCCAATTCGTAGAAATTTTTCTCCCACTCATTGAACTCAATTTTGCCTTCGTGCATCAGCCGCAGCAAATTTCCGTAGGTGCTTACGTTGTTGAATCCGTGGTCGTGTACGCCGATGTGGCTCACGTGCGGGGCCATCACGGCGAGGGTATTTTTGCGCCCGTATTCCAAAAAATCGGTTTCGCCCGTGGCATCAAACTGTAAAATGGCGGAGCCAAACTGAAAGCCCTGTGTCCATTCTGTCCAACCACGGGTAGTATATTGGCCCTTTACGGTAAAAACGGGAGAACCGTTGGCAACGTCGTAGTGTTGTTCAATCAATCGAATTTTTTGGGCCGAAAGCGCCCAGAATCGCTGCAATTTGGCCGACAAATCAGAGGGCGTAAGGGTGGGGTTAATGTGAATCATTCAGGTTGTAAAAGGAGGTTAAACTTGCCGAAATGAAAACAATCGCTGTGTTCATTATTTACTTTTAACAAACCATTTTACCCCTAAAATCTACTTTTGATTCAGGTCTAAATTGAGTTTCAAGATTAAAAATAGGCGTCTCTGCCCCAAAAACGGCTTTCAAACCCATCATTACCAAGTTAAGTCAATCAACAAGGTAAGCCCCATGCCGACAAATCCACTTAGGGTACTTACCAGTGTCCATGCCCGCAGAGTCTGTCCTACGGTCATGCCCGAAAAGCGAGAAATGACCCAAAAACCTGAGTCATTCGGAAACGAGCAACACATGCTTCCGCAGCAAATTGCCAACCCGACCGTAATGGGATTTGCGCCCGCCACGGCAATCATGGGTGCCACAATGGAGGATGTAGTCACGGCCGCTACCGTAGCCGAGCCTTGGGCCGCGCGCAAAATAGCAGTCAGTACAAAACCCAACATCAACAGCGACATGTTCATGGACGACAACCACTCGACAAGGGCCGTTGCAATGCCCGAACCGTTGATAATAGCCCCAAACGAGCCACCCGCACCCACAATCAGCGTCAGCAAACCCGCCGAAGCGCCGCTTTCACTGATGAGTTCTTCAAAGGTTTTCCGAAAATAAGGGCGTAATAATCCCCCCGCTAGTATTACTCCTAGCAACATGGCCACATTTTTGTCCCCCAAAAAAGCAATTATCTGACGGCTAGCAGTACCTTTAGGCATCATTTCGGACACGACACTGCCAAACAAAATCAACAGAATCGGAAAAAGAAGCAGCAATAATGAAAGACCGCCCGAAGGTTTTTTGCGCTCATCTTCCACCACCGCTTCAGTATTACTGGCCGGCTCAGCAATCTGCATGTGCGGCATTTTAATCAGGTATTTGGCCGCCACCAACCCTAGGAGGGCAGGCGGTAACGCCACCAACAACGACCAACCGATAAACTGCCCCGAAGGCAGATTGAGTGTACCCATCACGGCCAACGGCCCCGGCGTAGGCATCACCAAACAATGCGTGGCAAAACCGCCGATGATGAGTGCCGTCACCAGAGAGATTAATGGAAGGCTCGTCTTGCGAGAAATATCCCGCAAAATGGGCATATAAATGATAAAGACGGCGTTGAGAAATACAGGAATACAAATAAGATACCCCGTGAGGTTCACGGCAAGCAGCGCATTCTTTTTACCCACGGCCCGCAACACAAGCGCAGCGATTTGCTCAGTGGCCCGCGCCTCCGCAAGCAGGTTGCCGAGCACGATTCCCAACCCAATCACAATCCCAATGCTACCGAGTGTTTGTCCAAAACCCGTTGAGATTTGCTTCGTTACCTCATCAAGCGGCATTCCGATGGCCACTCCAGTGAGCAACCCCACCCCTAGCAACGACACAAATGGGTTGATTTTCAGCCGAATGATTGTAAAAAGCAGCACCGTAATGGACACGACAAAAATAGCGAGAGGATAGAAATGTTGATTCATGAAAGAGAGGTTTTAGGTAATCAGAAAAGCGCAAAAAAAAGCCTTTCTACTTTCCGACTCATGAATCAACGGGCGTGTATCTCCCTATATTTTTTGCTTAATGATGCCAAACGCATCGTCGTATTGTTTGTCTACTTTGGCCAATGATTGCCTTACATTTTTGAGAGCTTCTTTGTAATTGTCGTTCACCTGCATAAGGCGGTCGGCGATTTGTTTGCCAGTGGTTTCGTTGATTTCAAACGTCCAATCCTTAAACCCAAGGTCATAGTACATTTGGCCTTTGATGGTATCTTCTGGCTGGCGCAGGTAAAAAGCGGGTGTGCCGTTGGTGATAGCAATAATAGGCGAATGACATTCATAACTCAGCACTGTATGGGCATGGGCGTACAGCGAAGCAGCTTCGTCGGGAAGCCAATAGCCATGCTTGACGACAAATGGCTTGACATCATCGGGCAAAGGATTAACTAATAATTCATCAATAATATCCACCTGATAGGTCATTTCGGGGCAAACAACGATTTTATTGCCCGTTTTACGCACCCACATTACCATCGCTTCGCGTACCTTGGCGTGGTCAATTTCTTTCCATTTATCGTTCAGCGTTTCAATTTCTTTGATGCGTTCGTCGCTGTAGCCAGCATTATTGGCCCTGATTTTGTAATAAGGCGTGACGCGCAGTCGAGGAATGACGCAAATGAATTTGCGGTGTTCAAGACTGTTCTCTTTGATGAAGCGGTCAGCTTTGGCATCGTCATGAATTTCCAGCACAAAGGTGGCATCGGGAGCAAACGCGATGTGTTTCCCCTCCAATCCAGCCTCTTTCAGCTTTTGAATGGAGGCCGTCTCACGGGTAAAAATAAACGATGCATGTTGCAGCAGGTCTTTTAACGAAGGGGTAACATTCTGGGTCGTAACGCCGAAAATCCCAAAGGGTTTCTGCGTTTGTTTGTACCAAGATTCTACATAATCGGCCGCTACCACCGACGGCCCCGAGCCGTGAATAAAGAAATCGGCTTCCTGAAATGCTTTTTTTACTTCGTCGGTTTGCGGAACAAAACTCTTATCCACCGCGCCGTGAATGATTTGAACATTCGGGTAATAGGTGTTGAGCATGGTTTCCACCTTCTCACTTTTGCTCTTTTTCCAAAGAATGATTTTGGCCTTGGGAAGCCGTTTTTGCAACAAACCGATCAGCCCCGGCGTGTGGGCAATATCGCCGATATTGACATCCTGCCAGCCCGACGTAATGAGCAACACCGGGTTTTCTTTGTTAACGGCTTGGGTGATAAAGGGGACAAAAGCGGCCGCTGAAAGCATACTGCCTTGTTTTACAAATTGACGACGATTCATGGTTGTACGTTTAAAATAAGGTTAATACCGTTTTTTTATCACCGAAATGGTTTCTCTTTGATGGGTTAATACCCTGGGTTTTGCTCCAATTTTGCTCCCGTATTGGCATCGATTACCTTTTGGGGGATGGGCCAATATCGGTTAAAATCCTGAATGGTTTTGCCAGAAGAAGGCCCATTGGCAACCGAGGGCGCTGAATTGTATTTTCTGACCCTATCTACCAATCTTCCCATGCGAATGAGCGTGCGTAGCCGTGGTTCTTCCACGATCAATTCTCTTGTGCGTTCATCCAGAATGAAGTCTTCCGTAACAGCAGCGCTGCTTATCAACGAGGCTTTGGCTCTTGCCCGTACTACATTGATATCTTTGGCAGCATTGGCTAAATCGCCTTTTCTAAAATAGGCTTCGGCACGCAACAGGTAGGTTTCGGCCACTCTCATTCGGCTAAAATCTTTGGCGGTATTGCCCGAAAGTATATTGCCATTAATGGCAGCCCCTTCAATTTTTCTGAAATAAGGGTAATATTGTCTCAATGTATCGAGAACAATGTTAGTTGCCGTTCCATCATTTCTGACAACGACTAAGTTCCCATTTACTTTTCGGGTTAAAATTGGCTTAGCAAAATACTCCTTATCAGCTGGATTGTTATAATAAAAGGTACGTCTGATGTTAAAATTTGAGTTTCTAATATCTTTGGGGTCTAAGGCCCACACATCATACTTGGCGTAGTTGGTGGGCGAATTTACCCCAATGCCCCTGCCCAAACTGTCAGGTGATATATTCAGTATTCTATTAGGGGTTTGAAGTCTGTCGTATTCTGGTGCCCAATACCGTATACTATTGTTGGCAGCAGCTACCGAATAACTTCCTCCTAAAGTAGTAGACTCAAACTGCCACGCCCACATGACTTCCTTGTTGCCGGAGGATTTATTGATTTGCCCATCGGCAAAAATATCCGAGAAAACATCACCTGGTCTGGCAGCGGCCGGGCCAAATCGAGTGGTCATAATTTGATAATCACCCGCTTCTTTGTTGATGACCTTACTTGCGGCACTGATGGATTTATCATACAGTGAGGCATCTTTGGTTTCCATTCCCAATGAGATATACACTTCACTCAACAAATGAAAAGCCGCCGCCCGGGGTATTCTGCCGTCTTTTACCTCCAATGGTAAAAGTGCCGTGGCTTCTTCCAGATCTTTGGCCGAAAAGCTCAATACTTCTGCTCTTGAATTACGCACAAAATCAAATTTTGGCTCAACAATTCTTTCTTTCACGATCGGCACACCTCCGTAGATATTTGCCAGAAAATTATACGTATACGCCCTGAAAAACAACGCCTGACCTTTGATGTTTTTTCTGGTATCCTCTGCAATGTTCAGCGAGGGGTTGTCAATGTTTTCTAGAATTAAATTAGCCCGCACGATCATCTGTTTGTAGGCCCAATCCCAATACACAATGGTGGCATCCAAATTTGAATTTAACAGGCTATAATCTTTATTGCCTCTTGCATCATTTCTGCCCCACTGGGTTTGGTCGGTGCCCACGGTCATGTACTCAAAATTGTTGGAGGCAATGATATGCTCCTGTCTTGCGCCCTCGTAAAGTGCCACTACTGCGGCGTCAAACCCTGCGGCATTGGTCAACAGGTTTTCGGGGCTGAATCTATCCAAGGGGATTTCATTGAGAAAATCGTCTTGACAAGAGGTTGTTGTAAACAGGCAAAGTACAACAATCGTTATTCTGTAAATTGTATTTTTCATCTTTTTAAGGTTCTAAAATGATATATTAATACCACCTACGAAGGTTTTCAGCAATGGGCCATTATTGCCGGGGTCTCGGCCTCCACCGCCAAATTCAGGGTCCCAACCGTCCCATTTCGTCCATGTATGTAGGTTTTTGCCACTTACGTACACTTGTAAACCCGAAATTTTAATTTTATTGAGCCATTTTTCAGGTACATTATATGACAGCGACACATCTTGTAATCTTACGAAGCTTCGCTCCTGATAAAAGCCATAACCCAATGGATTACGGTAATTTATTCTTGGATTTGTATTGATCGGGTTTTCGGTAGTCCAATAAGGGGTATTCAGGAAATTGGCCTGGTCAAAAAAGTTAGAGCCGGGATTGATCAGTGAATTGGAACTGTACCCACCTTCTCTAATATTCAGAGCAACAGAAAGGCTGAAGTTTTTGTAGTTGAATATATTGGTGATACCCATATTAAATTTAGCCTGATTATTGTTGACCACCATTCGGTCTGCGGGGGTGATTTTCCCATCAGGTACGCCGTTAGGGCCGCTGATGTCTTTAAATCTAATATCACCGGCTTTGGCACCGGGTATTAAAGAAAGGTCTTCGCCTTGCTGAAAAATACCATCGAATACATAATCGAAGTTAGACCCTAAAGGATAACCAATGAACCAACCGCTCGCAATATCATCATCTTCCACGCCGTCTTTGTTGATATCTCTACCGGTCAATTTCAATACCTTATTTCGGTTCAATGAAAAAGCCAGGTTCGTATTCCAGATAAAGTCACCTTTTTGAATATTGACGGTTTTTAGGTCCAGTTCAAAGCCCGTATTTTTTGTTTCACCGATATTTCTTAAAAAATTCTCAAATCCGTTGGTGTTAGGAATGGTTTGATTGAGCAACAGGTCAAACGTATTGGAAGAATAAAAATTGACGGAAGCGGTGATTCGTTTTGAAAAAGCCTGAATATCAGCGCCAACATTAAAACTTTCGGTGGTTTCCCATCCGAGATTTGGGTTAGCAAGGGTAGTAGTGCTCAAACCAACGGATGTGGGTGAGCCATTACCAAACACATAGTTGTTTTGCCCTACTTGGCTTAAAGAAGAGTATTCACTCACGCCCCTGTTTCCATTTCGTCCCCACGAAGCTCGCAGTTTCAGGAAATCTATTTTTTTGATGTTCTTGAAAAAATCTTCATCACTTATGTTCCAGCTAAAAGCGGCGGCCGGAAATACCCCGTATTTTTTCCCTGCACCAAAGGCCGAATAACCATCTCTACGCATACTTAAGGTGAAAAAATATTTACTCGCGATATTATAGCCAACCCTTGCCATGCTTGAAATTTGCCGGTTTTGGGCAGCACTTGCATCAATGACATATCCTTCACCAATTTCTAAGGCATTATATCCTAAGGCATCATTAAATATATTTTGACTTGACAAAAAAGACGCTTGACTGGTCAATTGATAAACTCCATACAATAATGTCAAATCAAGGCTGTGATTTTTCGCTATTTTCTGTTGGTACTTTATAATGTTTTCCAACGTCAAATTTTGATTTTCTCCCTGTCGTTTTGACCCCGAACCGGGTCTGTTCAAAGGTGCGTATGATGGGCTATAAAAAAAGCTTTTTGAGTCTGTTCGAGTGTATCCTGCATTCAATTTGTAAGATAAGCCTTTCCAAATACTTACATCAGCGTAGGCATTAGAAAACAAAATATTTGTAACTGCTTTATTGTCATCTAAGAGCGTACCCAAAATAGGATTAGATACCAAGCCCCAATTTTGAGGAAGAGGATTAGGAGATACGCCGTCTTCTAAA encodes:
- a CDS encoding oxidoreductase — translated: MSTKFKPKYTRVAQLKTASDLKKYLETAEVDLSFDETLLPPAESPFNTTIPLKSGKTIGNSLCILPMEGWDGTLDGKPTEFTKNRWVKFAVSGAKLLFGCEAVAVCHEGKANPNQLVMSEDNFEEYVNLRQLILDKHTEKFGTADDLVIGLQLTHSGRFCKPNSHKKFESKILYSHPFLNQKFGMDADYPVLTDEEIDEIIEKYVKAAVLAQKAGFDFVDIKHCHGYLGHEFLSAVDRPGKYGGSFENRTRYLRNIVAGIQQAAPGLEMGIRVSAFDFLPFKKGPNEQGEPEKAETYPYAFGGREDGLGIDLEEPKAFLELAQSLGIQMICITGGSPYYNPHLMRPALFPPSDGYQPPEEPFAGVKRQIDVTAELKKAFPELVIIGSGYSYLQEWLPNVAQHVLRNGMADSVGFGRMVLSYPTMPDDMANGRPMTRNLICRTFSDCTTAPRNGIISGCYPLDPFYKKRPEAEELKAIKESL
- a CDS encoding glycoside hydrolase family 88 protein — protein: MIHINPTLTPSDLSAKLQRFWALSAQKIRLIEQHYDVANGSPVFTVKGQYTTRGWTEWTQGFQFGSAILQFDATGETDFLEYGRKNTLAVMAPHVSHIGVHDHGFNNVSTYGNLLRLMHEGKIEFNEWEKNFYELALKISGAVQASRWTSIKNRDGGLGGFIHSFNGAHSLFVDTIRSCRALVVSHQLGHVFQGEGDVKINLLERALLHIKATADFSVFYGEGRDSYDLWGRTAHESVFNVKDGNFRCPNSQQGYTGFSTWTRGLAWAMCGFPEQLEALESISDAQLVPFGGREAVEAMMLKAARATCDFYIEHTPIDGIPYWDTGAPNLYKLGDYLNRPADPFNDHEPVDSSAAAIGAQGLLRLGYYLTSKGDEESGKRYWQAGLTVLNSLLEEPYLSTDPNHQGLLLHSIYHQPNGWDYVPEGSKIAYGESSMWGDYHIREAALYVQRIINKEPYYAFLNCVK
- a CDS encoding GntP family permease; protein product: MNQHFYPLAIFVVSITVLLFTIIRLKINPFVSLLGVGLLTGVAIGMPLDEVTKQISTGFGQTLGSIGIVIGLGIVLGNLLAEARATEQIAALVLRAVGKKNALLAVNLTGYLICIPVFLNAVFIIYMPILRDISRKTSLPLISLVTALIIGGFATHCLVMPTPGPLAVMGTLNLPSGQFIGWSLLVALPPALLGLVAAKYLIKMPHMQIAEPASNTEAVVEDERKKPSGGLSLLLLLFPILLILFGSVVSEMMPKGTASRQIIAFLGDKNVAMLLGVILAGGLLRPYFRKTFEELISESGASAGLLTLIVGAGGSFGAIINGSGIATALVEWLSSMNMSLLMLGFVLTAILRAAQGSATVAAVTTSSIVAPMIAVAGANPITVGLAICCGSMCCSFPNDSGFWVISRFSGMTVGQTLRAWTLVSTLSGFVGMGLTLLIDLTW
- a CDS encoding polysaccharide pyruvyl transferase family protein, whose translation is MNRRQFVKQGSMLSAAAFVPFITQAVNKENPVLLITSGWQDVNIGDIAHTPGLIGLLQKRLPKAKIILWKKSKSEKVETMLNTYYPNVQIIHGAVDKSFVPQTDEVKKAFQEADFFIHGSGPSVVAADYVESWYKQTQKPFGIFGVTTQNVTPSLKDLLQHASFIFTRETASIQKLKEAGLEGKHIAFAPDATFVLEIHDDAKADRFIKENSLEHRKFICVIPRLRVTPYYKIRANNAGYSDERIKEIETLNDKWKEIDHAKVREAMVMWVRKTGNKIVVCPEMTYQVDIIDELLVNPLPDDVKPFVVKHGYWLPDEAASLYAHAHTVLSYECHSPIIAITNGTPAFYLRQPEDTIKGQMYYDLGFKDWTFEINETTGKQIADRLMQVNDNYKEALKNVRQSLAKVDKQYDDAFGIIKQKI
- a CDS encoding RagB/SusD family nutrient uptake outer membrane protein — its product is MKNTIYRITIVVLCLFTTTSCQDDFLNEIPLDRFSPENLLTNAAGFDAAVVALYEGARQEHIIASNNFEYMTVGTDQTQWGRNDARGNKDYSLLNSNLDATIVYWDWAYKQMIVRANLILENIDNPSLNIAEDTRKNIKGQALFFRAYTYNFLANIYGGVPIVKERIVEPKFDFVRNSRAEVLSFSAKDLEEATALLPLEVKDGRIPRAAAFHLLSEVYISLGMETKDASLYDKSISAASKVINKEAGDYQIMTTRFGPAAARPGDVFSDIFADGQINKSSGNKEVMWAWQFESTTLGGSYSVAAANNSIRYWAPEYDRLQTPNRILNISPDSLGRGIGVNSPTNYAKYDVWALDPKDIRNSNFNIRRTFYYNNPADKEYFAKPILTRKVNGNLVVVRNDGTATNIVLDTLRQYYPYFRKIEGAAINGNILSGNTAKDFSRMRVAETYLLRAEAYFRKGDLANAAKDINVVRARAKASLISSAAVTEDFILDERTRELIVEEPRLRTLIRMGRLVDRVRKYNSAPSVANGPSSGKTIQDFNRYWPIPQKVIDANTGAKLEQNPGY
- a CDS encoding SusC/RagA family TonB-linked outer membrane protein, producing the protein MKRTIQTLLLGVLLGGVQPSFSQLLASAQTAQSKDAASKPSQKKLKEVLRELKEQYQVDILFFDRNVEGLTVMSNVVKPNVKLEQNLEAVLKPLGLRYKKSKNGGYVISDKRAERRSEQKEARFPETDLPTTPKAVGSSAGNAVETPFSALPESAKMVDKIVKGKVTDAEKGEALPGVNVIIKGTQRGTTTNAEGEFSVSVADDNVVLVFSFVGYAAQEIPVGNRTQIPVSLKVDDKSLEEVVVVGYGTAKKKDLTGAVSSVNIEDTRLQPNTNAAQILRGTTAGVQVTDNGRPGQAGSIRIRGINSISASTAPLIVLDGIIYAGGSLADINPNDIESIDILKDASSTAIYGSLATNGVIEITTKKGKSGKPKFSLNSYMGASDYAYLPNYRNAEQYLAARKDAELAEGGAVPFSVIELANIAAGKTINPFDEIKQAAPMYNYELSVSGKTDRVNYFFSGAYTGSKSPVKGDNFTRLSSRLNLGVQATDWLKIGINSGFSSRDNSGIRASLLNTSYLSPYASLFLEDGVSPNPLPQNWGLVSNPILGTLLDDNKAVTNILFSNAYADVSIWKGLSYKLNAGYTRTDSKSFFYSPSYAPLNRPGSGSKRQGENQNLTLENIIKYQQKIAKNHSLDLTLLYGVYQLTSQASFLSSQNIFNDALGYNALEIGEGYVIDASAAQNRQISSMARVGYNIASKYFFTLSMRRDGYSAFGAGKKYGVFPAAAFSWNISDEDFFKNIKKIDFLKLRASWGRNGNRGVSEYSSLSQVGQNNYVFGNGSPTSVGLSTTTLANPNLGWETTESFNVGADIQAFSKRITASVNFYSSNTFDLLLNQTIPNTNGFENFLRNIGETKNTGFELDLKTVNIQKGDFIWNTNLAFSLNRNKVLKLTGRDINKDGVEDDDIASGWFIGYPLGSNFDYVFDGIFQQGEDLSLIPGAKAGDIRFKDISGPNGVPDGKITPADRMVVNNNQAKFNMGITNIFNYKNFSLSVALNIREGGYSSNSLINPGSNFFDQANFLNTPYWTTENPINTNPRINYRNPLGYGFYQERSFVRLQDVSLSYNVPEKWLNKIKISGLQVYVSGKNLHTWTKWDGWDPEFGGGGRDPGNNGPLLKTFVGGINISF